The Streptomyces sp. NBC_01255 genome window below encodes:
- a CDS encoding FMN-binding negative transcriptional regulator — protein MFVPHHYREPDGSWMSDLIHGNPLALAVTNGGDDGPFATHLPIIPDHGTAIDWSDSPNGTVLLGHLNRANPHWRALRTGDAVLLVFTGPHGYVSPAVYDVKQAAPTWNFTSVHVHGVIEKVDSLEETLEVVKATAQIFESSFGSGWDQSESIDYFRSIVSGVGAFRVTVTGAEGMFKLSQEQPSEVRDRVKQSFSERACSRHQETAELMGRLPQNGQIKEGR, from the coding sequence ATGTTCGTTCCCCACCACTACCGCGAACCCGATGGTTCTTGGATGAGCGATCTGATCCACGGCAATCCGTTGGCGCTGGCAGTGACCAACGGTGGCGACGACGGGCCGTTTGCCACCCATCTCCCGATTATCCCGGATCACGGCACGGCGATCGATTGGTCGGACAGCCCGAATGGCACCGTCCTGCTCGGGCACTTGAACCGGGCCAATCCCCACTGGCGTGCGCTGCGAACCGGCGATGCCGTCCTCCTGGTGTTCACTGGTCCGCACGGGTACGTATCGCCTGCGGTGTACGACGTGAAGCAGGCCGCGCCGACATGGAACTTCACTTCGGTGCACGTGCACGGTGTGATAGAGAAGGTTGACTCGCTCGAGGAGACGCTCGAAGTCGTGAAGGCAACGGCACAGATCTTCGAAAGCAGTTTCGGTTCTGGATGGGATCAGTCAGAATCGATCGACTACTTCCGCAGCATCGTTTCCGGTGTCGGGGCGTTCCGCGTCACCGTGACAGGCGCCGAGGGCATGTTCAAACTCAGCCAGGAGCAGCCCTCCGAGGTCCGCGATCGAGTAAAGCAGTCCTTCAGCGAACGCGCTTGCAGTCGACACCAGGAAACCGCGGAGCTCATGGGGCGGCTTCCCCAAAATGGGCAGATAAAAGAGGGCAGGTAG
- a CDS encoding pyridoxal phosphate-dependent aminotransferase: MARERQGIDMALGTPGYPETSVDIIGAANDAIRAGKNQYVFPPGHLQLREHIAATLPVPTDPETELTVTVGGTEALFLALHALIDPGDEVVLLDPGYEQFRSTIAFAGGVPRHVPLHAPDWRFDPDELAAAFNSRTRVVLLNSPGNPTGRVLTRQELGWIAELAERWDATVICDEVYSSFVFDGREQTSIAEVPGLAERSVLVGSLSKSYAISGWRLGFLRADATRTTAMRRVQELTTNGAPGPLQLAVGLAAGSADLRAASGEMSRRRDFALEIFTGMGMKISPPEGGCFLLADISPLTGGRTDGRAFTLELLDATGVVVVPAAPSFADPVRGAQYVRIAFNRQFELLHEVERRVRGFRPSGQ, translated from the coding sequence ATGGCGCGCGAACGCCAGGGAATCGATATGGCGCTCGGCACTCCCGGATACCCCGAGACCTCTGTCGACATCATCGGGGCAGCCAACGACGCGATACGTGCAGGGAAGAATCAGTACGTCTTCCCCCCGGGTCATCTGCAGCTGCGGGAGCACATCGCCGCCACCCTCCCGGTGCCGACCGACCCGGAGACCGAGCTGACCGTCACCGTCGGAGGCACCGAGGCCCTCTTCCTGGCCCTGCACGCGCTCATCGATCCCGGCGACGAGGTCGTCCTGCTGGACCCCGGCTACGAGCAGTTCAGGTCGACGATCGCCTTCGCGGGCGGCGTGCCCCGGCATGTCCCGCTGCACGCGCCCGATTGGCGGTTCGACCCCGACGAACTGGCAGCCGCCTTCAACTCCCGTACCCGTGTGGTCCTCCTGAACTCGCCCGGCAACCCCACGGGCCGAGTGCTGACCCGCCAGGAGCTCGGCTGGATCGCCGAGTTGGCGGAGCGGTGGGACGCCACGGTCATCTGTGACGAGGTGTACAGCAGCTTCGTCTTCGACGGCCGCGAGCAGACCTCGATCGCCGAGGTGCCCGGCCTCGCGGAGCGCAGCGTGCTGGTCGGTTCGCTCTCCAAGAGCTACGCGATCAGCGGGTGGCGGCTCGGCTTCCTGCGTGCGGACGCCACGCGCACCACGGCGATGCGGCGCGTGCAGGAGCTCACCACCAACGGCGCCCCGGGCCCTCTCCAGCTGGCCGTCGGTCTCGCGGCCGGCTCCGCGGACCTGAGGGCGGCATCCGGGGAGATGAGCCGTCGCCGCGACTTCGCCCTGGAGATCTTTACGGGCATGGGCATGAAGATCTCTCCCCCGGAAGGGGGGTGCTTCCTGCTGGCGGACATCAGCCCGCTCACCGGGGGGCGCACGGACGGCCGTGCCTTCACCCTCGAACTCCTCGACGCGACCGGGGTCGTGGTCGTCCCTGCGGCTCCCTCCTTCGCCGACCCCGTCCGCGGTGCACAGTACGTGCGCATCGCGTTCAACCGGCAGTTCGAGCTGCTGCACGAGGTGGAGCGCCGAGTCCGCGGCTTCCGGCCGTCCGGCCAGTGA
- a CDS encoding cytochrome P450, which yields MTESTINQLGPLPGILRPGPEDVVRVVAGTGHPFWLVRGYTLGRSVLADKRFSRAAALQPGAPTFNDAQPAADSMMSMDGNRHARLRRLVSGAFSTGRMARMSAFVTDLTDRRLDAIAEIGNGADLIETLARPLPLSVLTTMLGIPEEDTPRFRGWVDVLFDLEVTSPREKARRRIELIEYITELVDHKRRDPRDDLLSDLTIAQDQGELSTNELLTLGLTLLMAGYETTTGQIGLSLLALLTDRSAYEELLAHPEHVGNATEELIRLTPATPLTFVRIATEPVRLGDVTVQKGEGVVVALLHGNRDAEVFAEPASMNLESGHGSPPLTFGHGVHRCLGAPLARLQLRIVLERLPRRFPALRLADVPEPVVWKDGLGIRGLSRLLVDSE from the coding sequence ATGACCGAATCCACGATCAACCAGCTGGGCCCGCTTCCCGGCATCCTGCGTCCTGGTCCCGAGGATGTCGTGCGTGTGGTCGCCGGCACGGGCCACCCGTTCTGGCTCGTGCGCGGCTACACGCTGGGACGGTCGGTCCTTGCGGACAAGAGGTTCAGCCGGGCCGCCGCGCTCCAGCCGGGCGCCCCGACGTTCAATGACGCCCAGCCGGCGGCGGATTCCATGATGAGCATGGACGGCAATCGGCACGCCCGGCTGCGGCGCCTGGTCAGCGGCGCGTTCTCCACCGGTCGGATGGCCAGGATGAGCGCCTTCGTGACGGATCTGACCGACCGCCGGCTGGACGCGATCGCCGAGATCGGCAACGGTGCGGACCTGATCGAGACCCTTGCCCGGCCTCTGCCGCTGTCCGTGCTCACCACCATGCTCGGCATTCCCGAGGAGGACACGCCCCGCTTCCGCGGCTGGGTGGACGTGCTCTTCGACCTGGAGGTCACCAGCCCTCGCGAGAAGGCCCGGCGCCGTATCGAACTCATCGAGTACATCACGGAGTTGGTGGACCACAAGCGCCGCGATCCACGTGATGACCTGCTCAGTGACCTGACCATCGCGCAGGACCAGGGCGAGCTGTCCACGAACGAACTGCTCACCCTGGGGCTCACTCTGCTGATGGCGGGCTACGAGACCACCACCGGCCAGATCGGCCTCTCGCTGCTGGCGCTGCTGACCGACCGCAGCGCCTACGAAGAGCTCCTCGCACACCCGGAACACGTCGGGAACGCGACGGAGGAGCTGATCCGGCTGACCCCTGCCACGCCGCTGACCTTTGTTCGCATCGCCACCGAACCGGTGCGGCTCGGCGACGTCACCGTACAGAAGGGCGAGGGCGTCGTGGTGGCCCTGCTCCACGGCAACCGCGACGCCGAGGTGTTCGCCGAGCCGGCATCCATGAACCTCGAATCCGGCCACGGTTCCCCGCCTCTGACCTTCGGGCACGGGGTGCACCGCTGCCTGGGCGCACCACTGGCGAGACTCCAGCTGCGCATCGTCCTCGAACGGCTCCCGCGGCGCTTTCCGGCGCTGCGGCTCGCTGACGTTCCGGAACCGGTTGTCTGGAAGGACGGCCTGGGCATACGCGGCCTCTCACGGCTGCTGGTCGACTCCGAATGA
- a CDS encoding alpha-hydroxy-acid oxidizing protein, with protein sequence MTEHTRTAAPAGPTSASDLVREIYLAGPDGREGQLSTDLTALEEAARAVLPPAVFGFVAGGSGTGATGRANRDAFDQWRLLPRALCGFTRRDLTVDLLGQLLPAPVLLAPISAQTAVHHEGEIATVRGAADAGLPFVLSSYSSHSLEEVAAAAGPGPRWFQLYWPSDDELAASLVRRAEASGYTALVLTVDNPSVGYRPADLDHGYLPLIRGTGLANYTSDPVFRAALPPDAGPEAVVRHWARVNGNPSLTWERLNRLREWTGLPLLVKGVLHPDDALLAVANGADGVIVSNHGGRQLDGAVAALDCLPAVRGAVGSAVPVLMDSGVRTGTDVAKALALGADAVLLGRPYLYGLALDGRLGVRHVLRCLLAELDVALTQIGCGSARSLGPELLAPAGPLGGPQPTVRPDR encoded by the coding sequence ATGACCGAGCACACCCGCACCGCCGCCCCTGCCGGACCGACGAGCGCGTCCGACCTGGTGCGAGAGATATATCTGGCAGGCCCCGACGGCCGCGAAGGTCAGCTCAGCACCGATCTCACGGCGTTGGAGGAAGCGGCTCGCGCGGTCCTCCCGCCCGCGGTGTTCGGCTTTGTGGCCGGCGGCTCCGGAACGGGAGCCACGGGGCGCGCCAATCGGGACGCTTTCGACCAGTGGCGCCTGCTGCCTCGGGCGCTTTGCGGCTTCACGCGGCGCGATCTGACGGTGGACCTTCTCGGTCAGCTCCTGCCCGCACCGGTTCTGCTGGCACCGATCTCCGCGCAGACCGCCGTGCACCACGAGGGTGAGATCGCCACGGTCCGGGGCGCGGCCGACGCCGGGCTGCCGTTCGTGCTGTCCTCCTACTCCTCGCACAGCCTCGAGGAGGTCGCGGCGGCTGCCGGGCCGGGGCCCCGCTGGTTCCAGCTGTACTGGCCCTCGGACGACGAGCTGGCCGCGTCCCTGGTCCGGCGGGCCGAGGCGAGCGGCTACACGGCGCTGGTCCTCACCGTCGACAATCCCTCCGTCGGCTATCGGCCCGCGGACCTCGATCACGGCTACCTTCCGCTGATACGCGGCACCGGGCTGGCCAACTACACGAGTGATCCCGTGTTCCGGGCGGCGCTGCCGCCGGATGCCGGGCCCGAGGCGGTCGTCAGGCACTGGGCCCGGGTCAACGGCAACCCGTCGCTGACGTGGGAGCGGCTGAACCGGCTGCGCGAGTGGACCGGGCTTCCTCTTCTCGTCAAGGGGGTCCTGCACCCCGACGACGCGCTCCTCGCAGTGGCCAATGGGGCGGACGGCGTGATCGTCTCCAATCACGGGGGACGTCAGCTGGACGGTGCGGTGGCTGCCCTGGACTGCCTGCCCGCGGTGCGCGGCGCGGTCGGCAGCGCCGTCCCTGTGCTGATGGACTCCGGTGTCCGTACCGGCACTGACGTCGCCAAGGCTCTGGCCCTCGGTGCGGACGCCGTCCTGCTCGGCAGGCCCTATCTGTACGGGCTGGCGCTCGATGGACGGCTCGGCGTGCGGCACGTCCTGCGGTGTCTGCTCGCCGAGCTCGACGTGGCGCTGACGCAGATCGGCTGCGGCAGCGCCCGGTCCCTCGGCCCGGAGCTGCTCGCTCCGGCGGGACCTCTGGGCGGGCCGCAGCCGACTGTGCGTCCGGATCGTTAG
- a CDS encoding activator-dependent family glycosyltransferase, translated as MDEFAPKEESAMRVLFVVFPWRTHLQHMVPLAWALQAAGHEVRVASGPELTDAVTASGLPAVPVGSDEPVFGRVAREQGEVYQKLVEAHGEQNDILVDVCEDREEVLTWERLRWGSRFLAATSRASNDAMVEELVEYCRWWQPDLVLWDWLSHAGAIAATAIGVPHGRMRTELAVEDRARRHFLRVREEQAPEDREDPLGDWLGQWAQKFGVEFTEEMVTGQFAIEQSVGSMRLESPTPHLPLRYVPYNGPSVVPHWARRDPAKRRVLATFGLSLAMDPATAASSLKQLQGMLDALADLDIELVMTLPEKFQRELERVPANTRLVEFVPLHAVVPSCSAVIHHGGVPGFLEAIAHGVPQLVIGRAMTDIAERGPRMEQSGAGLWIRGDAPEDLDGLRVREQLLRLLDEPSFREAAGRLGEELAAQPSPAELVRELERIADR; from the coding sequence ATGGATGAGTTCGCTCCGAAGGAGGAAAGCGCCATGCGCGTCCTGTTCGTAGTCTTTCCCTGGCGAACCCACCTGCAGCACATGGTGCCCCTGGCCTGGGCGCTGCAGGCGGCGGGGCACGAGGTCCGCGTCGCCAGCGGCCCGGAACTGACGGACGCCGTCACCGCCTCGGGCCTGCCGGCGGTACCCGTCGGCTCCGACGAACCCGTCTTCGGGAGAGTCGCACGCGAGCAGGGAGAGGTGTACCAGAAACTCGTCGAAGCCCACGGCGAGCAGAACGACATCCTCGTCGACGTGTGCGAGGACCGCGAAGAAGTACTCACCTGGGAGCGCCTGCGATGGGGGAGCCGGTTCCTGGCCGCCACCTCGCGGGCCTCCAACGACGCGATGGTCGAGGAACTGGTGGAGTACTGCCGCTGGTGGCAGCCGGACCTGGTGCTCTGGGACTGGCTGAGCCACGCGGGCGCGATCGCCGCCACGGCGATCGGAGTACCGCACGGCCGCATGCGCACCGAGCTGGCCGTCGAGGACCGGGCCCGCCGGCACTTCCTGCGGGTACGGGAGGAGCAGGCGCCCGAGGACCGCGAGGACCCGCTGGGGGACTGGCTGGGGCAGTGGGCGCAGAAGTTCGGCGTCGAATTCACCGAAGAGATGGTGACCGGGCAGTTCGCGATCGAACAGAGCGTCGGTTCGATGCGACTGGAGTCCCCGACCCCGCACCTTCCCCTGCGCTACGTCCCCTACAACGGGCCGTCGGTCGTGCCGCACTGGGCCCGACGCGACCCGGCCAAGCGCCGGGTCCTGGCCACCTTCGGACTCAGCCTGGCCATGGATCCGGCGACGGCCGCGTCCTCCCTGAAGCAGCTGCAGGGAATGCTCGACGCACTGGCCGATCTGGACATCGAGCTGGTGATGACGCTGCCCGAGAAGTTCCAGCGAGAGCTGGAACGGGTCCCCGCCAACACCAGACTGGTGGAGTTCGTTCCCCTGCACGCCGTCGTCCCGTCGTGCTCGGCCGTCATCCACCACGGCGGCGTACCCGGGTTCCTGGAAGCGATCGCCCACGGCGTCCCGCAACTGGTGATCGGCCGCGCCATGACGGACATCGCCGAACGCGGCCCGCGCATGGAACAGTCCGGGGCCGGCCTGTGGATCCGGGGAGATGCCCCGGAAGACCTGGACGGGCTGCGGGTGAGGGAGCAGCTGCTGCGGCTGCTGGACGAGCCGTCGTTCCGGGAAGCCGCCGGGCGGCTCGGCGAGGAGCTGGCCGCACAGCCGTCACCCGCCGAGCTCGTCCGGGAACTGGAACGGATCGCGGACCGCTAA
- a CDS encoding cytochrome P450, which yields MTQLADRWGVNPAFFWMWGHRPEQPVTVDENGVVHVYGHAEILEVYGDPQVYSSNVEALLFGAPEGESLSEGALSAADPPKHTKLRKIVSRAFTPKLVADLEPRIAEVTGQLLDEAPGKGRLELVGDLAYPMPVMVIADMLGVPRSDRDLFKQWVDTILSAAGEVNVEDAVKAGAATQLDDEDVAAAMGQVPELMEYLRAHAAERRTKPREDLLTKLVEAEVDGERLSDNQVVNFSRELLVAGHLTTSATIANMLLCLDAHPEQYARLRANRALIPGAAEETLRFLGPLAASVRATAEDTELAGVKVPKKSLVRLWLGAGSRDERVFERPDEFDPGRDPNPHLGFGRGIHFCIGAPLARLESSICLRILLDRYPNLRADPDQRPEFLGLDDLLAVSKLQMLTD from the coding sequence ATGACACAGCTCGCCGACCGCTGGGGAGTGAACCCGGCGTTCTTCTGGATGTGGGGCCACCGACCGGAGCAGCCCGTCACCGTGGACGAGAACGGGGTGGTCCATGTCTACGGCCACGCCGAGATCCTGGAGGTCTACGGCGACCCGCAGGTGTACTCGTCCAACGTGGAAGCCCTGCTGTTCGGGGCGCCCGAGGGCGAAAGCCTCAGCGAGGGCGCGCTGAGCGCGGCCGACCCGCCCAAGCACACGAAACTGCGCAAGATCGTCAGCCGTGCGTTCACCCCGAAGCTGGTCGCCGACCTCGAACCGCGGATCGCCGAGGTCACCGGTCAGCTCCTCGACGAGGCGCCGGGCAAGGGACGCCTGGAACTGGTCGGGGACCTGGCCTATCCGATGCCGGTGATGGTGATAGCCGACATGCTCGGCGTGCCGCGCAGTGACCGGGACCTCTTCAAGCAGTGGGTGGACACCATCCTCTCCGCCGCGGGCGAAGTGAACGTGGAGGACGCGGTCAAGGCCGGCGCGGCCACCCAGCTCGACGACGAGGACGTCGCGGCCGCCATGGGGCAAGTGCCCGAACTGATGGAGTACCTGCGCGCGCACGCGGCCGAACGGCGCACCAAGCCGCGCGAGGACCTGCTCACCAAGCTGGTCGAGGCGGAAGTCGACGGCGAGCGCCTCAGCGACAACCAGGTGGTGAACTTCTCCAGGGAACTCCTGGTCGCAGGACACCTCACCACCAGCGCGACGATCGCCAACATGCTGCTGTGCCTGGACGCCCACCCCGAGCAGTACGCCCGGCTGCGGGCGAACCGGGCCCTCATCCCGGGAGCCGCCGAGGAAACCCTGCGGTTCCTCGGCCCGCTCGCGGCCTCCGTCCGCGCGACCGCCGAAGACACCGAGCTGGCCGGCGTCAAGGTACCGAAGAAGAGCCTCGTCCGGCTCTGGCTCGGCGCCGGCAGCCGCGACGAGCGGGTGTTCGAGCGGCCCGACGAGTTCGATCCCGGCCGCGACCCCAACCCGCACCTGGGGTTCGGCCGCGGAATCCACTTCTGCATCGGCGCGCCGCTCGCCCGCCTCGAGAGCAGCATCTGCCTGCGGATCCTCCTGGACCGGTATCCCAACCTGCGGGCGGACCCGGATCAGCGGCCGGAATTCCTGGGCCTGGACGACCTGCTGGCCGTGTCGAAACTCCAGATGCTCACCGATTGA
- a CDS encoding MbtH family protein codes for MTTNPFDDENGTFYVLVNDEEQHSLWPAFAHVPDGWRIAFGPQDRPKCLTHVEENWTDLRPKSLRHAMGE; via the coding sequence GTGACCACGAACCCCTTCGACGACGAGAACGGCACGTTCTACGTCCTGGTGAACGACGAGGAACAGCACTCCCTGTGGCCGGCATTCGCACACGTCCCGGACGGCTGGCGGATCGCCTTCGGCCCGCAGGACCGACCGAAGTGCCTGACCCACGTAGAGGAGAACTGGACCGATCTGCGGCCCAAGAGCCTGCGCCACGCCATGGGCGAGTAG